ggcatagaaaatggcaagaaagggatcaaactttcactatttgcagatgacataatactctaggtagaaaacctgaaatactCCATCAAAATTTGCTAGAATTTTGAATtgagcaaagtcacaggatataaaatcaacattcagaaatctgttgcatttctatacaccaataatgaagcagccagaaaagaaatcaaggaatcaatcccattcacTATTGAACCAAaacaagatacctaggaataaacctaaataaagaggtaaaagatctgtaccctgaaaaactatagaagacttaCAAATGGtattgaagagaacacaaagaaaaggaaaagcattccatAGCTTTggattacccaaagcaatctacacacttaatgcaatacctatcaaaataccaccagcattctttgcagagatagaaaaaacaatcctaaaattggtatggaaccacaaaagacctcaaaaagccaaagcaatcttgaaaaagaaaaacaagactggAGACATCATGATTCCTAATTTTaagctctattacaaagctgtagtcatcaagacagtatggtactgacacaaaaacagacacatacatcaatggaacataatagaaaacccagaaatggacccataactatGTggtcatcttcaacaaagcaggaaagaatatccgatggaaaaaaagatagtctcttcaacaaatggtactgggaaaactggatggcgacatgcagagaaagaaactggaccactttcttacaccatacaaaaataaattcaaaatggatgaaagacctaattgtgagacagaaaaccattaaaatcccAAAGAATAACACaagcagcaacttctttgacctcagccacaacaaCCTCTTACTAAACACTTCCATGGTTTCAAgggaaaccaaaagcaaaaatgaactattgagatctcatcaagataaaaggcttttgcacagtgaaaacATCAACAACGCTAaaagcctatggaatgggaaaagatatttgcaaatgacatatctgataaagggttagttttcAAAATCTCTGAAGAACTCTTCAAgctcaataccaaaaaacaaatactccagttAAGAAATTgatagaagacataaatagacattttctcaaaggcatgcagatggctaacagacacatgaaaagatgctcaacatcagggaaatacaaatcaaaactatgatgagacaccacctcacacttgtgagaatggttaaaatcaacaacaaaagaaacaagtgttgaaaggatgcagagagaaggtggcactgttggtgggaatgaaaactggtgcagccactctgtaaaacagtatggagtttctcaaaaaactaaagaacTACCTTActatccagcaattacactattaatttatccaaagaatttaaaaatacagattcaaatgAGTACATGCATCCTGATTATTATAGtggtattatcaacaatagccaaacatAGAGCCCAAATGTTAATTAactgataaatgtataaagaagatgtggtggatagatagatgatatagagaaatagagatagagatagatatataatagaatattactcagccattaaatataatgaaatcttgccattagcaatgacatggatggagctagaatgtattatgctaagtgaaataagtcaatgagagaaagacaaataccatatgatttcacttataagtggaatttaagaaacaaaacagatgaaaacatgggaaggtgaggggagagaagagagggaaacaaaccacaagagactcaatGATAGAGAATCAACTGacggttgatggagggaggtgggtggggaatgggctaaatgagtgatgagTGTTAAGGAGGGACTTTTTATGATGAGCACTtaatgttgtatgtaagtgatgaatcactgaaatctactcctgaaaccaatattgcactgtatgttgactgaaatttaaattaaaaaaataaataaataaatgcctggtagaatGCCCCTGGGAAACCTTCTGGCCCTGGACttgtgtttgttgggagattttaattactgattcgatttctttgctggttattggtctgttctaattttctatttcttcctatttcaattttgttagtttgtatgtttctaggaatttatccatttcttacaGATTGTCCTGtctgctggcatataatttttcttagtattctcctataattgtatttatgtgctgttggttgtgatctgtcctctttaattttgattttattttgttcagtctttctcttttcttttgataagCCTGGCTAAGGGGTTATCAATattattaattcttccaaagatGTAGCTTTTAGCTGTTCATCTAgtctactgggttttttgttgttatttctatattgtttatttctgctccagtctatattatttcttcttctgttggtgtttaggctttatttgctctttcttttctagctcctttaagtgtcattaggttgtgtatttgggtcGTTTCTTGCTTCCTGATGTAGGCCTGTGTTGCAATATAcctccctcttaggactgccttttcttcatcccaaagggtttggactgtcatgtattcattttcatttgtgtccatgtaattttttattacttctttaatttcctggttaacccattctttctttagtagcacgttctttaacctccattatttatggtcttttcaaattttttcttgtggttgatttcaaatttcatagagttatggtttgcaaatacacatggtatgatctcaatccttttgtacttgttgagggctgatatGTGACCCACTATgtggtctattttggagaatgttcaatgtggactcaaaaagaatgtgcatggattctgctgctttaggatgaaatgttctgaatatatctaagTGCCtcaggtccagtgtgtcattcaaagccattgtttccttgtgatttcctgcttagatgatctgtccattgttgtaagtggggtgttaaatccTCTACTATTATcgtgttattatcaatgagtttctttatgtttgttaattgatttatatatttgggtgtttcaagtttggggcataaatatttataatttttagatcttcttgatggatagaccccttaattatgatataatgcccttcttcatctcttgttacagtccttGGTTTAAACTCtagtttttttctgatataagtatggctactctggctttcttttgttgtccattagcatgatagatggttctctagcCTCTCACTTTCAATCAGCCAATGTCTGTAGGTCTGACATGAGTCTCCTATacacaacatatagatgggtcttgttttttggaGCGTTTTTTcgtttgttggtttttgtttttaatccattctgctacccaatgtcttttcattggagcatttagtccatttattttcAGGGTGATCATTTAAAGATATgagtttagtgccattgtgttacctttaaagttggtgtttctggtgatgttctctggtcctttctagtctctgttgctttggtctttttttcccccactcaaggagtcccctttaatatttcttgtggggctggtttagtggtcatgaactcctttagttgtTGTTCatttgggaaactctttctctctctttttattctgaatggcagcctttctgggtaaagtattcttggctgcacatgtttcccattcagcacattgaatatatcttgccattaccttctggcctgccaagtttctgtggaaagatctgctgtgaacctggtATGTCTTGCCTTGCAtattaatgactttttttcctttgttctttcaggattctttctttgtgttgtaagggttaaattgtagtgtagggctaatgcttagcttgaaaaataacagctttgtgttgacactgaaggttaagagataacagccttgctttgctcTGGTAAACTATGCCTCATACccttgtaaattaggcttcaccaattaaggaaacaaaagttcaaagaaaagagcgtcagaggcagggtcaaggagatccactggttgcaacttagaggcagaaagtctaaagtaaacacctcattaggcaactgtttctaactcatctggaacctgtttctttgttctgttcccaggtgatgataaaacgatgtgatcggttataaaaactctgtacccctgCTGTTCGGGGCCGCACTCTtgtcaagagtgttggtcccgatcggtcggccttgcctctcattgtaataaactttgttgtgactgtcactggtgcccgtagcattctgtttcaggagtcgtgtggatgcaacattTGGTGCGTTGGCCGGGAAAGTTAAAGGTCTGAAACAGGGCCCTTTCCTTGGATTGTTCCGCGGGAAAGTTAAAGGTCTGAAACAGGGCCCTTTCCTCGGATTGCTCCGCCAGAAAGTTAAAGGTCTGAAACAGGGCCCTTTCTGTGGATTGCTCCGCCGACCCCTGGGAAGAAGCTCGGGATTGGGAGAAGTAAGGAATTCTTGGGGTGCGCCATTTGGATGACTCAGGAGGGTCTGCTGGACGCGGCTATAGACCCAGAGTCAGGGATCCTACCGGTCCGCTGGTGGACcccatttggtttggtttttgtcaaGAAGGATCCTATTTTCAGGTGGCTGCCACGGCTTACTGGCCTAGAGATCTCAAACTTGTGTTTTCTTCATGtcttgtcttcttcctgttgACTGTGCGTCCTTGTCAGTTCTGCCTATCTTTGTCATGGGTCAAAATCAGAGTACCCCCACCCCTCTGAGTCTCATACTAACCCATTTCCAGGACTATAAGAGAGCTACCTCAGTTTTCCGCCTCCACGTTAAGAAGCCCGTCCTTCGAATTCTCTGCGAGGTGGAATGGACCAGCTTTCAGGTGGAATGGCCTCCACAGGGGACCTTTGACCTTACATTGGTATATAAGTTTCATGATATTGTCTTTTCTAGGCACGAAGACCAAATCCTATATATTGGGACATGGAGGACCCTCATCGAAAACCCTTCTGATTGGTTaaaacttctccttccccttcccccttgccTCCCTAAAGTACAGGCTTTACTACTCAAAGGCAGCCCATCTGGAGCTCAAAATAAGAATCTTGACGGGACTAAGCGGCTGCCCCCTCTATCACCTGCAccggaggaagaagaagaaacttaCCACCCGCCGCCCTATAGTTctcgcccccccaaaaaaatacgGGTCAAGATGCTTCAGATCAGGAGGCAAGCCCGAGTCGGGACATTCCCCTGAGCTTGTCTCACACCCAGTCAAGGactcccttccacccccctcccGCTGCCCTACCCCTTTGTCCGGGGTCACCCCTGCAGGGTGATATCCAACGCTTTATGACTTACGTACCCTTCTCCACTAATGACCTTTATAATTGGAAGCTTCAAAACCCCTCGTTCTCAGAGAAACCCCAAATATTAATTTCTCTTCTTGAAACTATATTTGTGACCCATCAGCCAACCTGGGATGACTGCCAGCAGCTCTTGCAGGTTCTCTTCACCACTGAGGAGCGAGATAAGATCCGTCGTGAGGCCCAGAAATTAGCGATGGGGCCAAACGGGCAACCCACCGAGGATCCTGCTGTACTGGAGGAAGTTTTTCCTTCCTCGCATCCTGAGAATTGGGACCAACACTCCTCACGGTAGGCGATCATTAACCCTATTTCGCCAGACTCTACTGGGAGGTCTCCGAGCGGCCGCCCGCCGGCCCACAAACATGTCTAAGGTAACAGAAGTAATTCAGGGAGCTGAGGAAAGCCCCTCAGCCTTTTAGAAAGGCTCATGGAGGCGTACCGCACCTTTACCCCTATTGACCCTGAGGCACCTGAAAATAGAAGGGCATTAAATTCTGGCTTTTGTCTCACAGGCAGCCCCAGACATTcggaaaaagttacaaaaattagATGGATTCAAAGGAAAAATTTATCTGAGTTAGTCGAAATAGCCCAAAAACTTTTCAACAATAGggattctcaggaaaaaaaaagacagacaaaaaaattaagcagGGTGGTGACAGCCGTCCTGGATGCCCGTGAGGGAAGAGGGCCCAGAACGCCCAAAGAATTCTGGtctagacaaaagaaaaaagataaacaaaaggtTAAAGTGTcactaggaaaaaaatcagtgtgcaTATTGCAAACAAGAGGGACACTGGAAAAATGATTGCCCCAACTTAGCTCAACGCAAAACTCAGCCACCCCAGGTATCTGTGAGGGGAGTCAATTTCGACTGACGGGGCCGTGGCTCGGTGGCCCCTTCTGAGCCGTTGGTTACTGTTAATATAGGGGGCCAACATAAGACCTTCTTGGTGGACACTGGGGCAACATTTTCAGTTCTAAAACAAGATCCGGGCCCCACCAGGCAAGGGGCAACCCTGGTGCAAGGAGGAACTGGGTCCCAGACTTGTAAATGGACCACTGACCGACAAGTAGATTTAGGCTGTAAAACTGTTACACATTCTTTCCTAATCATGTCTGAATGCCCCTACCGTGGATTACTAGAGACCTACTGCATAAACTAACAGCTTCTTTGAAATTCACGGAAGGGGGTTTGCATATTAAAGTCGCCAGGATGGCCCAACAACAGTAATGGTGACTGTGCCACTTGGGGAAGAGGGCCTGCTCACTCCAGTGCCTAAAGAAAATGTCCATGCAGTCGATCCCCTCCTTAAAAGCCTCCAGGCAGATTTTCCCCAGGTATGGGCTGAAACCTATCCACCTGGGCTGGCAATTCATCAAGCTCCCATAATAGTGGAACTTAAGGCATCCGCTGGTAAGAGTAAAACAATATCCCATGTCCCGGGAGGCTAGGCGGGGAATCGCTATTCACATCAAGCGTTTGCGCGACTCTGGCATTTTGGTCCTATGCAAGTCGCCATGGAATACTCCGCTCCTTCCTGTCCGGAAGCCTAACTCATCTGATTTCTGGCCAGTTCAAGACCTAAAAGCAGTAAACGCCAGGGTAATGGACATTCATCCCACTGTACCCAACCCTTATACTCTCCTTAGTTTGCTTCCCCCTTCTCAGGTGTATTATACAGTTCTGGACTTAAAAGATGCTTTCTTTGCCATCCCGCTGGCCCCACAAAGCCAGCCACTATTTGCATTTGAATGGACTGATCCTGAAGAGAGAAAAGCCGGACAGCTCACCTGGACACGACTCccccaaagatttaaaaattctcataCTCTTTTTAATGAAGCCCTGCACCAAGATTTAGAGCCATTTTGGATCTCCAACCCACAGGTAACTCTACTGTAATATGTTGATGATATCTTTTGGCAGCCCCTTCTCATCTGAAATGCCTGAGTGCCACCAAAGAACTCTTGAGTCTTCTACAAAAACCGAGTGTCAGCCAGAAAAGCACAGATGTGTCATACTGCAGTGACCTATTTAGGTTACAACCTTAAAAAAGGTAAGCACTATCTTGGTGAACAAAGAATCAGCCTATACTCGATATTCCTCAGCCTAGAACTCGCAAACAAACCCACAAGTTCCTTGGGGCAACAAGCTACTGCAGACTGTAGATACCTGGTGTTGCTGAACTGGAGGCCCCTTTATATGCCACTCTCAAAGAATCTCCAGAGTCCTTCACGTGGGGGGGAAACTTAAACTAAAGCCTTACGAGATGCTCTCATAACCCCACCAGCCTTGGCTTTGCCAGATCCCACAGAGCCATTCCACTTGTTTGTAGCCGAAAAAGGGGATAGCCAAGGGAGTTCTGACTCAGCGCCTAAGACCTTGGCACTGACCGGTGGCTTATTTATCCAAATGGTTGGGTCCAGTTGCTTCCGATGGCCCCCATGCATTTGACAAATTGCCGCCACCGTGCTTCTAGTTAAAGATGCAGACAAACTAACCTTGGGGCAAGCATTGTCTGTCACGGGGCCCCATGAAGTGAAAGCTTTACTGCAGGCTCCCCCAGAGCAATGGCTGTCAAATGCTCAGATTATTCAATATCAAGCATTGCTACTCGACCAGTACGTTTTTGTGCCCCCACAACCTTAAACCCAGCCACTTTGCTGCCCGAAGGACAGAATCCCCTTCTGCACTCTTGCCCAGAAACCTTGGCAACGATCTCGTCCCTCCGCTCTGATCTTACAGACGTTCCTTTACATGACCCTGATATCAGCATGTTTTCAGATGGCAGTAGTTTTGTGTTTCAAGGGCAAAGGTATGCGGGTGCTGCGGTGACGACAGACCGTGAAGTTTTATGGCAACAGACCCTTCCCCCAGGAACTTCAGCCCAACGCGCAAAGCTCATCGCACTAACAAAAGCCCTAAAACTCAGAAGAAACAAGTCAGTTAACATTTATACGGACAGCCGCTATGCTTTTGCAACCACGCATGTACACGGATACATTTATCAAGAGCGCGGTCTCCTCACAGCAGAAGGCAAGGCCatcaaaaataaagctgaaattttaGATCTTCTAGCAGCCATCTGGGAACCTGCAAGGCTGGCAATCATTCACTGCCCGGGACATCAGAAAGGCGACTCCCTACAGGCAATCGAAAACGGCCTGGCTGATGCAGCAGCCCGAGAAAGCTGCCCCAACTAAAAGTGCCTTGGAGCTCCCGATCTTGACAGAGCCCCTGCTTCCACTGGAGCCCAGTTACACTCCTAAAGATTTGGAGTGGATTTCCAGAAAAGGGGGAACTAAGATGCCGGGACAAAAGTGGTTTCAAGATCCTGAAGGTAAGATACTCTTACCGGCGGCACTCGGGAGGCACATGGTGGGTGAGCTCCACCAAGGGACTCATCTGGGAAAAACGAGGATGGCGGAATTAGTGCGGAGAAAGTTCAGGGTGCAAAGGGCTGGGAAAAGAGACTAAAGAGATGGTTGAAAGGTATGTAAATTGTGCCCAAGTAAATCAGGGTGCAAATAGGAAGGTTTCAGAAGCTAAAAGAGATAGAGGAATTGAGCCTGGCCGCTTTTGGGAAGTAGATTTTACTGAGATTAAACCAGGGAAATACAGCTATAAATGCTTGCTTGTTCTTGTAGACACCTTCTCCAGGTGGGTCGAGGCGTTCCCCACTAAATCAGAAACGGCTCAGGCGACAGTTcagaaattattaaatgaaataattcctaGATTCGGGCTGCCTCTGAGCATAGGATCAGACAATGGCCTGGCCTTCACAGCGCAGGTGTCCCAGGGTCTAGCCCAGGCATTGGGAATagattggaaattacattgtgcataTAGACCCCAGAGCTCGGGTCAAGTAAAAAGGATGAATCGGACCCTAAAAGAGACGTTAACCAAACTGTCCCTTGAGACAGGCGAAAATTGGGTTGATGTCCTGCCTTTTGTCCTTTTGTGAGCGCGTTGTACTCCATTTGTCAAGGGATTTTCcct
The genomic region above belongs to Felis catus isolate Fca126 chromosome D2, F.catus_Fca126_mat1.0, whole genome shotgun sequence and contains:
- the LOC123380771 gene encoding uncharacterized protein LOC123380771 isoform X2, encoding MAVKCSDYSISSIATRPVRFCAPTTLNPATLLPEGQNPLLHSCPETLATISSLRSDLTDVPLHDPDISMFSDGSSFVFQGQRYAGAAVTTDREVLWQQTLPPGTSAQRAKLIALTKALKLRRNKSVNIYTDSRYAFATTHVHGYIYQERGLLTAEGKAIKNKAEILDLLAAIWEPARLAIIHCPGHQKGDSLQAIENGLADAAARESCPN